In Brachypodium distachyon strain Bd21 chromosome 2, Brachypodium_distachyon_v3.0, whole genome shotgun sequence, one genomic interval encodes:
- the LOC100828890 gene encoding gamma-glutamyl hydrolase 2, producing the protein MGTFPVRLLACSKQKPTVQMASPHLLPFLPLLLLLAPSSAATGVIQLPSARACAAPPDPAVYDRPVIGIVSHPGDGASGKISNGTATSYIAASYVKFIESAGARVIPLIYNEPEERLLEKLSLVNGVLFTGGSQKSGIYFETIKKVFQYVVDKNDAGVILPLFAQCLGFELISMIVSKDNNILESFSASNQASTLQFPNYSSLEGSVFERFHPDLIKKLSTSCLVMQNHKYGISPKRLRENGALSSFFRILTTSPDENGEVYVSTVQAQKYPITCTQWHPEKAIFEWGKPMIPHSEDAVQVTQNFANYFVSQARKSPNRPPADKVLDNLIYNYSPTFSGKTSKSFDEVYIFS; encoded by the exons ATGGGCACTTTCCCCGTCCGCCTTCTGGCGTGCAGCAAGCAGAAGCCGACAGTCCAAATGGCTTCTCCCCATCTGCTCCCCtttctccccctcctcctcctcctcgccccctcgtcggcggcgacgggcgtCATCCAGCTTCCCAGCGCCCGGgcctgcgccgcgccgccggacCCCGCGGTGTACGACCGGCCGGTGATCGGCATCGTGTCGCACCCGGGCGACGGCGCCTCCGGGAAGATCAGCAATGGGACGGCCACCTCCTACATCGCCGCTTCCTACGTCAAGTTCATCGAGTCCGCCGGCGCCCGCGTCATCCCGCTCATCTACAACGAGCCCGAGGAGCGCCTCCTCGAG AAACTGAGTTTGGTGAATGGTGTTCTGTTTACTGGTGGATCACAGAAGAGTGGTATATATTTCGAAACTATAAAAAAAGTGTTTCAG TACGTCGTGGACAAGAATGATGCAGGAGTTATACTTCCATTATTCGCGCAGTGCCTTGGTTTCGAGCTTATAAGCATGATAGTGAGCAAG GACAATAATATTCTGGAGTCATTCAGCGCCTCAAATCAAGCATCAACTCTTCAATTTCCAAATTATTCTTCACTTGAGGGATCAGTATTTGAAAG ATTTCATCCTGATCTCATCAAGAAACTCAGCACCAGTTGTCTTGTCATGCAAAATCACAAA TATGGCATATCTCCTAAGAGATTGCGAGAGAATGGGGCCTTGTCAAGCTTCTTCAGAATTCTGACTACATCACCTGATGAAAATGGGGAG GTTTATGTCTCAACCGTACAAGCACAGAAATATCCGATCACTTGCACTCAGTGGCATCCTGAG AAAGCCATTTTTGAGTGGGGTAAACCAATGATTCCACACAGTGAGGATGCGGTAcaagtgactcaaaatttTGCCAACTATTTTGTCAG CCAAGCACGCAAGTCCCCAAACAGACCTCCTGCTGACAAGGTGCTGGATAACCTGATTTACAACTACAGCCCTACGTTTTCGGGGAAAACCTC GAAATCCTTCGACGAGGTCTACATATTCTCCTAA